One genomic segment of Mycolicibacterium gilvum includes these proteins:
- the rsmI gene encoding 16S rRNA (cytidine(1402)-2'-O)-methyltransferase, whose amino-acid sequence MTAGRLLVGATPLGQPSDASARLVRALGSADVIAAEDTRRVRTLATALEVKPRGRIVSLYDQNEASRVPALLDDIKGGATVLLVSDAGMPLISDPGYRLVAACAESDLPVQCLPGPSAVTTALAVAGLPSERFCFEGFAPRKSSARATWLRSLSAEPRTCVFFESPRRLAETLRDAVEVLGADRRAVVCRELTKTHEEIVRGTLGELAEWAVDGVLGEITVVLAGATPSADPEALVAEALRLVDDGMRVKDACAQVVAANPGAPSRRELYDAVLRARE is encoded by the coding sequence ATGACGGCCGGACGACTGCTTGTGGGCGCCACGCCGTTGGGTCAGCCGTCGGACGCCTCGGCCCGGCTGGTCCGGGCGCTGGGCAGTGCCGACGTCATCGCCGCCGAGGACACCCGGCGGGTCCGCACCCTCGCCACCGCGCTGGAGGTCAAGCCGAGGGGCCGCATCGTGAGTCTCTACGACCAGAACGAGGCGTCCCGGGTACCCGCGCTGCTCGACGACATCAAAGGCGGTGCGACGGTGCTGCTGGTCAGCGATGCCGGTATGCCGTTGATCAGCGACCCGGGCTACCGCCTGGTCGCGGCCTGCGCCGAGAGCGACCTGCCCGTCCAATGCCTGCCCGGCCCGTCGGCGGTCACCACCGCGCTGGCCGTCGCGGGTCTGCCGTCCGAGCGATTCTGTTTCGAGGGGTTCGCCCCGCGTAAATCGTCGGCGCGCGCGACGTGGCTGCGGTCGCTGAGCGCCGAGCCGCGCACCTGCGTGTTCTTCGAGTCGCCGCGCCGGCTGGCCGAGACGTTGCGCGACGCCGTCGAGGTGCTCGGAGCCGACCGCCGGGCCGTCGTGTGCCGGGAGCTGACCAAGACGCACGAGGAGATCGTGCGCGGCACGCTCGGTGAACTCGCCGAGTGGGCCGTCGACGGCGTGCTGGGGGAGATCACCGTGGTGCTGGCCGGTGCGACACCGTCCGCGGACCCCGAAGCGCTGGTCGCCGAAGCGCTGCGGTTGGTCGACGACGGGATGCGGGTCAAGGACGCGTGCGCGCAGGTCGTCGCCGCGAATCCCGGCGCTCCGTCGCGCCGCGAGCTCTACGATGCGGTTCTACGCGCGCGTGAGTGA
- a CDS encoding PE-PPE domain-containing protein yields MGVGIRSVVAVLSALTAALAIPAGVPTPVAVLVANTTALVMGGTFHPLTGPRDSPEFVTAYLDNAVDNQISAAYGYAVTNAVAVYTPEEFFPLGGLTFDDSVAEGLANLGRCLRAEPGCVFNADPAVAARVGTVAPRHDDTFVVFGYSQSAAVASLLKRQLIDAPGPEPAATTFMLAANPMRPNGGVLGRFPALTIPILGITFHGATPTAGVDGAYRTVDVVRQYDGLGGDFPVRPLNLLATVNALLGYGIMHGETVDVPFAQARFQGREGDTDYYLIGTDLLPLLQPLLLFVPRPILSALDAPLRVLVEDAYDRDAGPGDPTTARWWPVKDFAGTAAKLIASVPVAVDNLTEGFGLGRVLGTPVPGVFGVGGPDLPDVDEGGAVTSDIDEDAVAQRDSASSTERSAPAEESRSAVGGADSDGRDDVVDPEPAAPEAETSEAETVTETEADDADDADDGADADDEDIDADGADADGEDTAGNTAEAA; encoded by the coding sequence ATGGGCGTGGGTATTCGCTCGGTCGTCGCGGTCCTTTCCGCGCTCACGGCGGCGCTGGCGATACCCGCGGGGGTGCCCACTCCGGTCGCGGTCCTGGTGGCGAACACCACCGCGCTCGTGATGGGCGGCACCTTCCATCCGCTGACGGGGCCCAGGGATTCGCCGGAGTTCGTCACCGCGTATCTGGACAACGCGGTCGACAACCAGATCTCCGCGGCGTACGGCTATGCGGTCACCAATGCGGTCGCCGTGTACACGCCGGAGGAGTTCTTCCCGCTCGGAGGATTGACGTTCGACGATTCCGTCGCCGAGGGGCTGGCGAACCTCGGCAGATGTCTGCGGGCCGAGCCGGGGTGTGTGTTCAATGCGGACCCGGCGGTCGCAGCGCGGGTGGGCACGGTGGCTCCGCGGCACGACGACACCTTCGTGGTGTTCGGGTATTCGCAGAGCGCCGCGGTGGCCTCCCTGCTGAAGCGTCAGTTGATCGACGCTCCCGGACCCGAGCCGGCGGCGACGACCTTCATGCTCGCCGCGAACCCGATGCGGCCCAACGGCGGTGTCCTCGGGCGCTTTCCGGCTCTGACGATCCCGATCCTCGGTATCACCTTCCACGGGGCGACACCCACCGCCGGCGTGGACGGCGCGTACCGGACCGTGGACGTCGTGCGTCAGTACGACGGACTCGGCGGCGACTTTCCGGTGCGTCCGTTGAACCTGCTGGCCACGGTCAACGCGCTGCTGGGCTACGGCATCATGCACGGGGAGACCGTCGACGTGCCGTTCGCCCAGGCACGTTTCCAGGGCCGCGAGGGTGACACCGACTACTACCTCATCGGGACGGACCTGCTGCCGCTGTTGCAACCCCTGCTGTTGTTCGTGCCCCGCCCGATCCTCAGCGCGCTCGACGCTCCGCTGCGGGTCCTTGTGGAGGACGCCTACGACCGCGACGCGGGCCCGGGTGATCCGACGACGGCCCGGTGGTGGCCGGTCAAGGATTTCGCCGGCACCGCGGCCAAGCTGATCGCCTCGGTGCCGGTCGCGGTCGACAATCTCACCGAGGGGTTCGGCTTGGGGCGGGTGCTGGGCACGCCGGTGCCGGGTGTGTTCGGCGTCGGGGGCCCGGATCTGCCCGATGTCGACGAAGGCGGCGCGGTGACCTCGGACATCGACGAAGATGCTGTCGCCCAACGGGATTCGGCGTCCTCGACCGAACGGTCGGCGCCGGCAGAGGAGAGTCGGTCCGCTGTCGGTGGCGCGGACTCCGACGGTCGTGATGACGTGGTCGACCCGGAACCGGCCGCACCGGAGGCCGAGACTTCTGAGGCCGAGACCGTGACCGAGACCGAAGCCGACGACGCCGACGACGCCGACGACGGCGCCGACGCGGACGACGAGGACATCGATGCGGACGGCGCCGATGCGGACGGCGAGGACACCGCCGGCAACACGGCCGAAGCCGCCTGA
- a CDS encoding LpqN/LpqT family lipoprotein, whose translation MIIANRAGAAAVAVAVGIGLSACGSQTAGDATTAQETPSASETSSTSSTTPAPPTSPSPAAAPGITIQQYVDENGITSTPVAKGEPGAPTIQLPIPPGWEPAGPQTPEGAYDALVLAGPSPNKPTIVAFVDKLTGPVDTAKILEYAPNETIALPGFEGATEGKPSTLSGFDATQIGGFYTRDGVTRMLAQKTTVIPTDGAVFVLKVTAEGTDDFAMPLMDATAAIDEQTTITP comes from the coding sequence GTGATCATCGCCAACCGGGCCGGCGCCGCCGCCGTCGCCGTCGCCGTCGGAATCGGGTTGTCGGCCTGCGGGTCACAGACCGCGGGTGACGCGACCACAGCGCAGGAGACGCCGTCGGCGTCAGAGACCTCGTCGACGTCGAGCACGACCCCTGCTCCCCCGACCTCGCCATCACCGGCCGCCGCTCCCGGCATCACGATCCAGCAGTACGTCGACGAGAACGGCATCACCTCGACGCCCGTCGCCAAGGGAGAACCGGGCGCGCCGACGATCCAGCTTCCGATCCCCCCGGGCTGGGAGCCGGCGGGCCCGCAGACGCCCGAGGGCGCCTACGACGCGCTCGTGCTCGCCGGGCCGTCACCGAACAAACCGACCATCGTCGCGTTCGTCGACAAGCTCACCGGCCCCGTCGACACCGCCAAGATCCTGGAGTACGCACCCAACGAGACGATCGCCCTGCCCGGCTTCGAGGGCGCGACCGAGGGTAAGCCGAGCACGCTGAGCGGATTCGACGCCACGCAGATCGGCGGCTTCTACACCAGGGACGGTGTCACCCGGATGCTCGCGCAGAAGACCACTGTGATCCCCACGGACGGAGCGGTTTTCGTCCTCAAGGTCACCGCAGAGGGAACCGACGACTTCGCCATGCCGCTGATGGACGCGACCGCGGCCATCGACGAGCAGACCACCATCACCCCGTAG
- a CDS encoding alpha/beta fold hydrolase, with product MALPGLVLVHGGGYAGDCWDPTVAELRRQEPALDVLAIDLPGRRSRPGDLRTVTFADWVDSAVRDVDAAGLDQIVLAGHSLAGLTIPGMAAKLGAARVRELVFAAASVPPAGATVTDTIGGIAGVLARRRRGVVGPGVTPRWFARYSYTNGMTRAQRRLALERLYPESARAFHEPVYRTGMPDDVPRTWILTTRDRALSPKCQRAGIAALGGVQKLIEMDTCHNLMISEPTRLAEILIERCRLHPR from the coding sequence ATGGCGCTACCCGGTCTGGTTCTGGTCCACGGCGGCGGATACGCGGGAGACTGCTGGGACCCCACCGTCGCCGAGTTGCGCAGGCAGGAGCCCGCGCTCGACGTGCTCGCGATCGACCTGCCCGGCAGGCGGTCCCGGCCCGGCGATCTGCGGACGGTGACGTTCGCCGACTGGGTCGACTCGGCCGTGCGGGACGTCGACGCGGCCGGCCTGGACCAGATCGTGCTCGCCGGGCATTCGTTGGCCGGCCTGACGATTCCCGGGATGGCAGCCAAGCTCGGCGCGGCACGGGTGCGCGAGCTGGTGTTTGCCGCCGCGTCCGTGCCGCCGGCGGGCGCCACCGTCACCGACACGATCGGCGGGATCGCCGGCGTGCTCGCCCGGCGCCGCCGGGGGGTCGTCGGGCCGGGAGTGACTCCGCGCTGGTTCGCGCGGTACTCCTATACCAACGGGATGACGCGTGCGCAGCGCAGGCTTGCGCTGGAACGGCTGTACCCCGAATCGGCCCGAGCCTTCCACGAGCCCGTGTACCGAACCGGCATGCCCGACGACGTACCACGCACCTGGATCCTGACGACACGCGACCGCGCGCTGAGCCCGAAATGTCAGCGCGCGGGGATCGCGGCGCTCGGCGGCGTGCAGAAGCTGATCGAGATGGATACCTGCCACAACTTGATGATCAGCGAGCCGACGCGACTCGCCGAGATCCTGATCGAGCGGTGCCGGCTTCACCCCCGATGA
- the soxR gene encoding redox-sensitive transcriptional activator SoxR, with product MEWPHELTPGDMAARSGVAVSALHFYEREGLITSRRTGGNQRRYARETLRRVAFIRMSQRLGIPLARIREALATLPSDRVPTSKDWARLSAGWRDDLDQRILHLERLRDNLAGCIGCGCLSLKICALANPGDVLADEGPGAARL from the coding sequence ATGGAATGGCCCCACGAGCTCACGCCGGGCGACATGGCGGCGCGCAGCGGGGTGGCGGTGTCAGCGCTGCACTTCTACGAGCGCGAGGGGCTGATCACCAGCCGGCGCACGGGCGGCAACCAGCGCCGCTACGCCCGCGAGACGCTGCGGCGGGTGGCCTTCATCCGGATGTCGCAGCGGCTCGGCATCCCGCTGGCACGAATCCGCGAGGCCCTGGCGACCCTGCCGTCGGACCGCGTGCCGACCAGTAAGGACTGGGCCCGGCTCTCGGCGGGCTGGCGTGACGACCTGGACCAGCGCATCCTGCATCTGGAACGGCTGCGCGACAACCTCGCCGGGTGCATCGGCTGCGGGTGCCTGAGCCTGAAGATCTGCGCACTCGCCAACCCCGGCGATGTGCTGGCCGACGAGGGGCCCGGCGCCGCCCGCCTCTAG
- a CDS encoding shikimate 5-dehydrogenase has translation MPRRRAADQTERRAADQTEQRARRPPLNKDTRVCISLSGRPSNIGTRFHNHLYDVYGLDFLYKAFTTTDIVAAIGGVRALGIRGCSVSMPFKEDVLALVDEIEPSAQAIRSANTIVNDVSVPGGRLTASNTDYLAVGQLIDDNGLDPHDAVLIRGSGGMAKAVGAAFVDAGFRTGFVVARNAATGAALADRLGYEFRPEVGSVEASVLVNVTPVGMAGGLDADEIAFPESAIAAADTVFDVVAMPSETPLIRAARAADRRVITGAEVVALQAAEQFARYTGVRPDPGHVAEASAVSRA, from the coding sequence ATGCCCCGGCGGCGGGCCGCCGATCAGACCGAGCGGCGGGCCGCCGATCAGACCGAGCAGCGTGCCCGCAGACCGCCGCTGAACAAGGACACCCGGGTCTGCATCTCGCTGTCCGGGCGGCCGAGCAACATCGGCACGAGATTCCACAATCACCTCTACGACGTGTACGGCCTGGATTTCCTCTACAAGGCCTTCACCACCACCGACATCGTCGCCGCGATCGGCGGGGTCCGCGCGCTCGGCATCCGCGGCTGCTCGGTGTCGATGCCGTTCAAGGAGGACGTGCTCGCCCTCGTCGACGAGATCGAGCCGTCCGCACAGGCGATCCGCTCGGCCAACACGATCGTCAACGACGTCTCCGTACCCGGCGGCAGGCTCACCGCCTCCAACACCGATTACCTCGCCGTCGGGCAGCTCATCGACGACAACGGTCTGGACCCGCACGACGCCGTGCTGATCCGCGGCAGCGGCGGCATGGCCAAGGCCGTGGGCGCCGCCTTCGTGGACGCCGGATTCCGCACCGGGTTCGTCGTCGCCCGTAATGCCGCGACGGGAGCCGCGCTGGCCGACCGACTCGGCTACGAGTTCCGGCCCGAGGTCGGTTCGGTCGAGGCGTCCGTCCTCGTCAACGTCACCCCCGTCGGGATGGCGGGAGGACTCGACGCCGACGAGATCGCCTTTCCCGAGTCGGCGATCGCCGCCGCGGACACGGTGTTCGACGTCGTGGCGATGCCGTCGGAGACGCCGCTGATCCGGGCGGCCCGCGCGGCGGACCGCCGGGTGATCACCGGCGCCGAGGTGGTCGCTCTGCAGGCCGCCGAGCAGTTCGCCCGCTACACCGGCGTGCGGCCCGACCCCGGGCACGTCGCCGAGGCTTCCGCTGTGTCGAGAGCCTGA
- a CDS encoding aminodeoxychorismate synthase component I yields the protein MRIERLGDLGDAPSVLRALGVATAHLGLAPPAALIGDWFGSRAVIAPSVSVSAVAPRTVFDVTPGYRCDGAVGGGWFGYLSYPDAGADGLGPRIPEAAGGWSDSVLRCDRDGAWWHESLSGATMSAWIEQALRSPAEPGRSTVTWEPADRDAHRLGVLACLDAIAAGEVYQACVCTQFTGVLDGDPLEFFTDAVTRTAPARAAYVAGDWGAVASLSPELFLRRCGDAVASSPIKGTLPRSADPAALRASVKDVAENIMIVDLVRNDLGRVARTGSVAVPELLAVRPAPGVWHLVSTVTAQVPSELPTSALLDATFPPASVTGTPKQRARELLVGWERKRRGIYCGTVGMASPTAGCELNVAIRTVEFAAERTAVLGVGGGITADSDPDREWQECLDKAAPIIGGEAGTARSGSRRVASAR from the coding sequence GTGCGTATCGAGCGGCTCGGCGATCTGGGCGACGCCCCGTCAGTGCTGCGTGCGCTCGGGGTCGCGACGGCGCATCTCGGGCTCGCCCCGCCCGCAGCGCTGATCGGGGACTGGTTCGGCTCCCGTGCGGTGATCGCTCCGTCGGTGAGCGTGTCGGCCGTCGCGCCTCGGACGGTTTTCGACGTGACACCGGGATACCGCTGCGACGGCGCGGTGGGTGGCGGGTGGTTCGGTTACCTGTCCTATCCCGACGCCGGCGCCGACGGCCTGGGTCCACGGATCCCCGAAGCCGCGGGCGGCTGGTCCGATTCGGTACTGCGCTGCGACCGGGACGGCGCGTGGTGGCACGAAAGTCTTTCGGGCGCAACGATGTCCGCCTGGATCGAGCAGGCGTTGCGGTCCCCGGCCGAGCCCGGACGCTCGACTGTCACCTGGGAACCGGCCGACCGGGACGCGCACCGGCTGGGTGTGCTGGCGTGCCTCGACGCGATCGCGGCCGGTGAGGTCTACCAGGCGTGCGTGTGCACGCAGTTCACCGGCGTCCTCGACGGGGATCCGCTGGAGTTCTTCACCGACGCGGTGACCAGGACGGCGCCCGCCCGCGCGGCCTACGTGGCCGGGGACTGGGGGGCGGTCGCGTCGCTGTCCCCGGAGCTGTTCCTGCGCCGGTGCGGTGACGCCGTCGCGTCCAGCCCGATCAAGGGCACGCTGCCGCGCTCCGCCGATCCCGCCGCGTTGCGCGCGTCGGTCAAGGACGTCGCCGAGAACATCATGATCGTCGACCTGGTGCGCAACGACCTCGGCCGTGTCGCGCGCACCGGTTCGGTGGCCGTCCCCGAACTGCTGGCGGTGCGTCCCGCACCCGGGGTCTGGCATCTCGTCTCCACCGTGACCGCGCAGGTGCCGTCGGAGTTACCGACGAGCGCACTGCTCGACGCCACGTTCCCGCCGGCGTCGGTGACCGGCACCCCGAAGCAGCGCGCCCGCGAGCTGCTGGTCGGCTGGGAGCGCAAGCGCCGCGGAATCTACTGCGGCACAGTCGGAATGGCGTCACCAACAGCCGGATGCGAACTCAACGTCGCGATCAGGACCGTCGAGTTCGCGGCCGAGCGCACCGCGGTGCTCGGCGTCGGCGGAGGGATCACCGCCGACTCCGACCCCGACCGCGAATGGCAGGAGTGCCTGGACAAGGCGGCCCCGATCATCGGGGGTGAAGCCGGCACCGCTCGATCAGGATCTCGGCGAGTCGCGTCGGCTCGCTGA
- a CDS encoding DUF5642 family protein: protein MRLVVACALALLGIACAQPAPPPPAAAPEKPASTTVNPARIDRARDGLPDGYEVTPYTGSPAPFASWGLQESAVADPAQCATLGAPAVDPASARGWSASGAGGIVYAVVAGAAPEATPPSQLFGECAQWSVTAGRATATVTTRPGPAVDAAQTSAMSTAITIVVEGGTETRSHADTFVAYLGDHVCYIVVVTDPGSPHPGLAPEFGSDLLVETVSTLRG from the coding sequence GTGAGGCTCGTCGTCGCATGCGCCCTGGCTCTGCTCGGGATCGCCTGTGCCCAGCCCGCCCCGCCGCCCCCGGCGGCGGCGCCGGAGAAGCCGGCCTCGACGACCGTGAACCCCGCCAGGATCGACCGCGCGCGGGACGGCCTCCCCGACGGCTACGAGGTCACCCCGTACACCGGCAGTCCCGCGCCGTTCGCCTCGTGGGGCCTGCAGGAGTCCGCGGTCGCCGACCCCGCGCAGTGCGCGACGCTCGGGGCGCCCGCCGTCGACCCCGCGTCGGCCCGCGGCTGGTCGGCCTCCGGCGCCGGCGGCATCGTCTACGCCGTCGTCGCCGGCGCCGCGCCCGAGGCGACGCCGCCGTCGCAGCTGTTCGGAGAGTGCGCGCAGTGGTCCGTGACCGCGGGGCGCGCGACCGCAACCGTGACCACCCGGCCCGGGCCCGCCGTCGACGCGGCACAGACGTCGGCGATGAGCACGGCGATCACCATCGTCGTCGAAGGAGGCACCGAAACACGCTCACATGCAGACACTTTCGTCGCATACCTGGGCGACCACGTCTGCTACATCGTCGTGGTGACAGATCCGGGATCGCCGCATCCCGGGCTGGCACCCGAGTTCGGTTCGGATCTGCTCGTCGAAACGGTGTCGACGCTGCGGGGCTGA
- a CDS encoding alpha-ketoglutarate-dependent dioxygenase AlkB, whose protein sequence is MEPALQSSLFEQSDRRDLGNGAWLEVRSGWLSQDGSSDDTLFAELRDRIPWRAERRQMYDRVLDVPRLVSFHNLLDGNAPHPRLKQLRRRLNDVYAGELGEPFVTAGLCLYRDGDDSVAWHGDNIGRSSTEDTMVAIVGIGATRVFALRPRGGGPSLRLRHCHGDLLVMGGSCQRTWEHAVPKTTRPTGPRISIQFRPHDVR, encoded by the coding sequence ATGGAGCCGGCACTGCAGAGCTCACTCTTCGAGCAGTCCGATCGCCGCGACCTCGGCAACGGGGCGTGGCTGGAGGTGCGTTCCGGATGGCTGTCGCAGGACGGTTCGTCCGACGACACGCTGTTCGCCGAACTGCGCGACCGCATCCCGTGGCGCGCCGAACGGCGGCAGATGTACGACCGGGTGCTCGATGTGCCGCGGCTGGTCAGCTTCCACAACCTGCTCGACGGGAACGCACCCCATCCGCGGCTCAAGCAACTGCGGCGCCGCCTCAACGACGTCTACGCCGGCGAATTGGGTGAACCGTTCGTCACCGCGGGTCTGTGCCTCTACCGCGACGGTGACGACAGCGTGGCCTGGCACGGCGACAACATCGGGCGCAGCAGCACCGAGGACACCATGGTCGCGATCGTCGGCATCGGCGCGACAAGGGTTTTCGCACTCCGTCCGCGAGGCGGCGGGCCGTCACTGCGGTTGCGGCACTGCCACGGCGATCTGCTCGTGATGGGCGGGTCCTGCCAGCGCACCTGGGAACACGCCGTCCCGAAGACCACCAGGCCGACCGGGCCGCGCATCAGCATCCAATTCCGTCCACACGACGTGCGATGA
- a CDS encoding DUF5642 family protein: MSNAGKYLALPVAAVVGLSTACNAAPAEDFSKADIARVAEVKSGFAPSYTVNTVGPAAIDPRFLTAQKLPPGLTFDPQDCAKSATENTVPEGVKGNMAATTAEGDGVRYIVIAVETSEAVPVNTPSDQCRKVTFTGAGMRGLVEVVEAPAVDGVTTVGTHRVLQTVTEEGPRTGELYNYVATFGNFIVIVTANPLVVADKPVARIDTQRARDLVTQAVGLVKG; encoded by the coding sequence ATGTCGAACGCCGGGAAGTACCTCGCTCTGCCAGTGGCCGCGGTGGTCGGGCTGTCGACGGCCTGCAACGCCGCTCCGGCCGAGGACTTCTCGAAGGCCGATATCGCCCGGGTGGCCGAGGTCAAGAGTGGTTTCGCGCCGTCGTACACGGTGAACACCGTCGGGCCGGCCGCCATCGATCCGCGGTTCCTCACGGCCCAGAAGCTGCCGCCGGGTCTGACCTTCGACCCGCAAGACTGCGCCAAGAGCGCCACCGAGAACACCGTCCCCGAAGGCGTCAAGGGGAACATGGCCGCGACCACCGCCGAAGGCGACGGCGTGCGCTACATCGTCATCGCGGTCGAGACCTCCGAAGCCGTCCCGGTGAACACCCCCAGCGACCAGTGCAGGAAGGTGACCTTCACCGGGGCGGGAATGCGCGGACTGGTCGAGGTCGTCGAGGCGCCCGCGGTCGACGGGGTCACGACCGTCGGCACGCACCGGGTGCTGCAGACGGTGACCGAGGAGGGGCCGCGCACGGGTGAGCTCTACAACTACGTCGCGACGTTCGGCAATTTCATCGTGATCGTCACCGCCAACCCGCTCGTCGTCGCCGACAAGCCGGTCGCGCGGATCGACACCCAGCGCGCTCGCGACCTCGTCACCCAGGCGGTCGGTCTGGTCAAGGGCTGA
- a CDS encoding dolichyl-phosphate-mannose--protein mannosyltransferase, translated as MTAPTEELERSGRAVPVISPGPVVPVADFGPLDRLQGWAMTAVITALAAVTRFLNLGSPTDAGTPIFDEKHYAPQAWQMVHNKGLEDNPGYGLVVHPPVGKQLIAIGEAIFGYNGLGWRFSGAVCGVILVLLVVRIARRISRSTLVGGIAGLLLIADGVSFVTARTALLDGFLTLFVVAAFGALIVDRDQIRERMHVAFSEGRIDETPWGPRLGVRWWRFGAGVLLGLACATKWSGLYFVMFFGLMTVAYTVAARKQYRVPRPWLGTLGRDVGPSLYALVLIPFGVYLASYTPWFASETGVDRHEVGRSIGPDSVLPLPDAVRSLWHYTYAAYRFHSGLTNADGNHHPWESKPWAWPMSLRPVLYAIDTENVSGCGAQSCVKAVMLVGTPTMWFLAVPVLAWAVWRAFVKRDWRYAVLLVGYNAGFLPWFADIDRQMYFFYASTMAPFLVLMIAMILGDILYKPGQNSERRTLGLLVVCIYVAVVITNFAWLYPVLTGLPISQHTWNMQIWLPSWR; from the coding sequence GTGACCGCCCCGACCGAGGAACTCGAGAGGAGCGGGCGCGCGGTCCCTGTCATCAGCCCGGGCCCGGTCGTGCCCGTCGCCGACTTCGGCCCGCTCGACCGCCTGCAGGGCTGGGCGATGACCGCGGTCATCACCGCGCTGGCCGCGGTGACGCGATTCCTCAACCTCGGCTCCCCCACCGACGCGGGCACCCCGATCTTCGACGAGAAGCACTACGCGCCGCAGGCCTGGCAGATGGTGCACAACAAAGGCCTGGAGGACAACCCCGGCTATGGGCTGGTGGTGCATCCGCCGGTCGGCAAACAGCTGATCGCGATCGGTGAGGCGATCTTCGGCTACAACGGGCTCGGATGGCGGTTCTCCGGCGCCGTCTGCGGCGTGATCCTCGTGCTGCTCGTGGTCCGTATCGCGCGGCGGATCAGCAGGTCGACGCTCGTCGGCGGGATCGCCGGGCTGCTGCTGATCGCCGACGGCGTCAGCTTCGTCACCGCCCGCACCGCGCTGCTGGACGGGTTCCTGACGCTGTTCGTCGTCGCGGCGTTCGGCGCCCTGATCGTCGACCGCGACCAGATCCGCGAGCGCATGCACGTCGCGTTCTCGGAGGGCCGGATCGACGAGACGCCGTGGGGTCCGCGGCTCGGTGTGCGGTGGTGGAGGTTCGGGGCGGGCGTGCTTCTCGGCCTCGCCTGCGCGACGAAGTGGTCGGGCCTTTACTTCGTGATGTTCTTCGGGCTCATGACCGTCGCGTACACCGTGGCCGCCCGCAAGCAGTACCGGGTGCCACGCCCCTGGCTCGGCACGCTGGGCCGCGACGTCGGCCCGTCCCTGTACGCGCTGGTGCTCATCCCGTTCGGCGTGTATCTGGCGTCGTACACGCCGTGGTTCGCCTCCGAGACCGGCGTCGACCGCCACGAGGTGGGCCGCTCGATCGGCCCGGACAGCGTCCTGCCGCTCCCCGACGCCGTCCGGTCGCTGTGGCATTACACCTACGCCGCCTACCGCTTCCACTCCGGACTGACCAACGCCGACGGCAACCACCACCCGTGGGAGTCCAAGCCGTGGGCGTGGCCGATGTCGTTGCGGCCGGTGCTGTACGCGATCGACACCGAGAACGTGTCGGGCTGCGGCGCGCAGTCGTGCGTCAAGGCCGTCATGCTGGTGGGCACCCCGACGATGTGGTTCCTCGCGGTGCCGGTCCTCGCGTGGGCGGTGTGGCGGGCGTTCGTGAAGCGGGACTGGCGCTATGCGGTGCTGCTGGTCGGCTACAACGCCGGCTTCCTGCCGTGGTTCGCCGACATCGACCGGCAGATGTACTTCTTCTACGCCTCGACCATGGCGCCGTTCCTGGTGTTGATGATCGCAATGATCCTCGGCGACATTCTGTACAAACCGGGACAGAATTCCGAGCGCAGAACGCTGGGCCTGCTGGTGGTGTGCATCTACGTCGCGGTCGTCATCACCAACTTCGCGTGGCTCTACCCGGTGCTGACGGGCCTGCCGATCTCGCAGCACACCTGGAACATGCAGATCTGGCTGCCGTCCTGGCGTTAG